The genomic region CAGGGGGAACTCAGTCAGCTCGGAGTCCAGGCAGGGGGGGATGTCTAGGGTCCCAAATACAAGGGTGGTCAGCACAGACCCCAACTCTCCCCCTGCCATGCCTTCCTCTTACAGCCAAGCAGCTCTGATCAGTGACCATGACACAGTGGCACAGCCCCTCCAGGTCACGGCTTCTCCGTGCCGCATGAACCAAGGCGACCCTGTGCGGGCCAGAGCCTCTGCAAACAGAAAAGCTCGAGGCATGTCTGCTGCTCACTTGGCCTTGACCTCATCTGCTGTGGGAGGTGTTCACTCAGTGGTCCCGCAACTTTCGGGGCGTTGGGCCCGGGACCCACACTGCTGATGTCAACCACGGGGAGGTGTTTGAAGCCGGGAGGCTGCGGAATAACACTTATCCACAGGCTTATCTTAGTGGGGTGGAGGGTCAGGTGTCAGGAATGAGTAACCACCAGAACATTCTTAGTGATAATCATGCCATCCTGGTCTTGGAAACTTAGACTCTGAGAATGTTGGACCAGGAGGTTTTATCCAAGTCTCCCCTCTTAGGGGACTTATTAGAGATCAGCCTGGAGAGAAGTGAAgggacttgctcaaggccacGTTATCAGAGCCTCATCCAGCATCCAGAGCCCGTGGCTTGGGAATGTGTCCTCCCCTCGGCCTTGGACCTCTGGAGAGCGCCCTCTGTGGTTAGGACCACGGTCTCCTTCACCAGCAGCTGGGGACTGGGAGAGAAGCTCTGTGATGGGGACACTAGGAATTGGGCGAGTGAGCAATAGACTCCAGAGGACAGTGAGAGCCACTGGGTACAAAACTCCTTGGCACACTCCGCAGTCTCACTGCCCAAGAATTCCTACCAACATTCCTCACCCGCCCTTCTCTTCCAGGCCTgcgccttcttttttctttctttttttttttacagagacagaaagagagtcagagagagggataggcaaacaggaacggaaagagatgagaagcatcaatcattagtttttcattgcgacatcttagttgttcattgattactttctcatctgtgccttgcccatggggctatagcagactgagtaaccccttgctggagccagagaccttgggtccaagctggtgagctttgctcaaaccagatgagcccgtgctcatcaaaccagatgagcccgtgcgacctcggggtttcaaacctgggtcctcggcatcccagtccgatgctctatccactgcgccatgcctggtcaggccaggcctgCACCTTCTTATTTTGCACCCTGGGCCCCTTAATGGGGAGAGAGAGCTGACCACAGGAGAGCCTGGCTTTCCCCTCCATCTTTCTGCACTCTGCACACCTGAGGCAGGTAAGTGGCCGTCTGGTGACAGGACATACCAGACACACCACATGGATGTTGTCTCAGATGGTAAGCAGATGTGGCCTTGGGTGTCTCAAATGATAGGGAAGCTGCCAACGCTGAAGGACGCACCTGGGCCAGCTGGTCTGCACCTGGGATCGCTAACAGACGGCCAGGCCATACCCTGGCCTTCCTTCCCCCAAACGCCTGACTCCCAGGTTTCTGGAAGAGGGTGCTGAATCATGTCTTAAGCAGGCAGGTAGGAATGTAGTAGAGAAAGAGGGCCAAGGATCTGACAGTACTGAGAAACAGGGACCTAagtgttcaaatattttaaaaacactttatagTCCCAAGTGGGACTTCCTATTTCCTTTATGATGTTGAAGCAGAAAAGACTTGGGTTAGCCCTCTAGAAGAACTTTCTCATCATTAGAGAAAGGAAATTCTCCCTGCTCTTGTGCTTCCACAACTGCTGGGTCCTTCCTGGGAGAGCAGAGTTGAGAGGAACCTACTCACAACCATCTCACTATTCATGAAAGGGAACCCTGAGGCTCCGAGAGGGGAGGAGATTTGCGCCTGATCTCACAGCACGGGGTGGCAGTGTCAGCATCAGGGCCGGTTCAGGGCTGTCTCCCAGAGCCGGAGGCTGGAAGGCCCAAGGGGACTCACATTTGCAGGGGCCGATGTAGTCCAGGTGGAGCTTGTGGCCCTTCTTGGTGCCCTCCAGGGTGCACTTGGTGGCAAAGAAGTGGCAGGAAGAGTCGAAGGTCTTGTTGTCATTGCTGCACACCTGTTGACAAAGCATAGAGCACCTCACCTTCATTCCCAAAGCCCTTTGCTGGTACCACTATCCTCACCTGTGTCAGGGATGGGGACATGGAAGGCCTAGCTTGGAATGTCATTAGCCCGAGGTCATACAGCGAGTCACTGGTGGGGCCATGACAAGAACCCAGCCTTGGGGCTCCCGTGCGAATTTGTTAATCCCCAGTACAGCTTCTCTGAGATAACACAAATTCCCACAACAGCTAGGAATGTCATTAGCCCGAGGTCATACAGCGAGTCACTGGTGGGGCCATGACAAGAACCCAGCCTTGTTAATCCCCAGTACAGCTTCTCTGAGATAACACAAATTCCCACAACAGCTAGGAATGTCATTAGTCCGAGGTCATACAGAGTCAGCGGTGGGGCCCTGACAGGAACACAGCCTGCGGGCTATTCAGCACATTCTGAAAGCCACTGCTGGCCTCTGAGCAGCCGCCTGAGTCAGGGCTGAGATATGGGAAAACTGGATGGGTAGGATGAGTGGAAGACGGGGATGGCGAGAAAGGCAGGGTGTGCAGAAGAGTTGACTCAGCACCCTGGGACTGTTACCCTAAAGGCTCGTTTGTAAAAGGCGAGAAAGGCAGGGTGTGCAGAAGAGTTGACCCAGCACCCTGGGACTGTTACCCTAAAGGCTCGTTTGTAAAAGGCGAGAAAGGCAGGGTGTGCAGAAGAGTTGACCCAGCACCCTGGGATTGTTACCCTAAAGGCTCGTTTGTAAAAGGCGAGAAAGTCAGGGTGTGCAGAAGAGTTGACTCAGCACCCTGGGATTGTTACCCTAAAGGCTCGTTTGTAAAAGGGGCGCTGGACTGGCATGTGGGAAGTTGGCTGGTGAACAGTCCCTATGCGGTTCTAAAACTTTCCACAAGGACGCAGGGGGCTCCCTGTGCCTGGACTGCTTGGGCAAACAGCAGGGTTTATGCTGAGTGCTTGCTTTCCTTCTGGGAGTCTGATTTGGGTACCGGCACGGCAGAGGGTGCCTATGTGATCAGCCCTCAGTTGAAAGTTTGGATACTGAGTCTCTAATGGGTTTCCTTGGGCAGAAACATTGTTCACTTGTGACTACATTTTTGTAGCTGGGGAAAGTGTGGAGACCCATCATGAGGTCCGGGGAAAGAGGAAGCAAGCTAATCATGATTCCTTCAGACTCTGTATCCTTAACATGCCACCATAAGAAATCTTAGCTGTGAGTGCAACTGTCCGCTGAGTCACGGGAGtccttggcggggggggggggggggggggggggggggaagcagaggTGCCGAGGGCTGACCACGGGCAGCGGCAGGAAGTAGCTAACGTTAGCAGGAGGGGAGCCTTGTGTTGAGCCTCCTGCATGTACTTGCTTAGTGTTGCTTAGATATCGCTGCAGAGGGAAACGATGGATGTTGGTGACCAGTGGGATGGGGAATTAAGAGGGAAGAGGCCACGATGTTGCTGACATTAGCAGCTCAGAGGGTAAGTTGAACTGGGGAGAGAGTGAGGATGGAGAGGCTGGGTAAGAGACTGCGGGAATGACGCTGGTCTAGATTCGCTCTCCCGAGCTAGGTCAACGGTAGCGCAATGGTTGGCATGAGtgaatacttaataaatatgtactatattttggatatttggatagatagatagatggctGGTTGGTGGAATGAGACCTACTGGGAGCAGAATGGACAGgtttgaaagatttttaaaaacagcacaCATATGCTACTTAACGAAGTACCAGGCATTATCTGACAAATTCCCACAACAGCCCAATGAGCTAAGTAAGGGACTATTTCTGTCTCCatgttagagatgagaaaactgagacctggAAAGGTTTAGCAGCTTAGCCAAGATCTCACAGCAAGTGGTGGGGATGGGGTTGGAACTCAACCTTCGGTCTGACTCAGGGCCCACGTTTTTGGGACCTGAAGCTTCGCTAAGCTGCTCCCTTGTTGAGAGAGCCGGTCTCGGTGCCTGGTGTGGAAGTCGTCTCTCCCGAGTCTGACACGGCACTAGGAAGCTGGTGTTGCTGAGTGAATTCTTGCTGGCTGCTGGAGGGTTCCGGTGGCGGGCAGAGCCGCACCTCACTCACCTCCTCTTCCTGCTGTGACTAGATCTAGGCAGGGGGCTTCCGAGACTAGAGCTGCTCAGGAGAACCACCGAGCCAACAGTTCTCTGGGCAGACGCTCCGTGTTGGAAAGGGCCCGagcccccagcctcctgcctcGTCCCTCGGGGCTCACCTTCTCAAACTCGCCAGTGGGGGCGGGGCAGCTGGTCGGGTCCTGGCACACGCACACGGGGGTGTTGTTCTCGCCCAGCTCACACGCCTTGCCGTGTTTGCAGTGGTGGGTCTGGCACGGGTCTGGGAGAGCGCAGGGGCATGAAGTCAGCACATCCACCCCAACCCAACCAGGCCGCTCCGTGGGCAGAAGTCCTCGCCTATGCCCCCACTCTGGGCAGCTGagtcctcccttcccttctgctGAGCCCAGAATGGGCACTTAGGGGGAGCCGTGGGCTCAGGCTGGGGATTAGAGGTGCAGTCTGAGGTCATGACCAGGCTGATCATATTGGGGGTGCTGTAGACTCAGTCTGGGCGCCCGGCACACTGATGCCACACGGCTCCCCTGAGGACTGACCGAAGCAACTGTGTGTTCTCAGCGCTCGGCTGATCAATCATAGCGAGGCATTTTTGGATTCTAAGAGACTTTCTAGAATGACTGGGAATGTCAGCCATCGTCACGGAGCTGGGGAGCTGTGAGGCCCAAGGAAAGAGACTTCGGAGGCTgtagaggaaaagggagaagggcCCCGAGTCCCACCGTGAACAGTGGAGCGCGGCCGTGTCTGGTAAACAGCGGACGAGGTGGAGGCGGGGAGAAGAACAGGACTCAGGAGACATCCCTGTGCTCCAGCAAGAACTCAGGATGACTGCAGTCTCGCCTTTCCTCCTGCTGCTTGACTTGGGGTATTTTAGCCAACTTTTACAGGATGCCGGCTCCGCCAGGCACTGGGCCAAGTGCTCTTACGCTTGGACTCCCTGGCCCCACTGCCCGGGGCAAGGGTCACGTCATCATCACCTTCCCGTTAGGGACTGTGACGCTAAGACTCGGAGGAGTGAGGCCAGCGGTCCGAGGTGCTCAAGTGCTCATGTAGGAGCCGACAAGTCTGAAGGCAAACGTTGGTTGATTTGCCTGCCGAGTGCATGTGTTAACCCCTTGGGTCTGAGGCCTCTCTGTGCTGTGGGATAGAGATGCCAGCACGATGGCTGAAGCCAGAGGCCCTCGGTCACTCTCTCTCTGGCACTAACTCCACTGATGGCACCACAGGAGTTTTGCCAGGTTTCCAGGCCGCATTTCCCCATAGCTGTGTGAAAATCAAGTAAGCTAGCGAGGGTGGAAGCTTCGGGGGTACTCTCTGGTCTGCTCCCGTGTGGGGTTTGGGCTAAGACAGAGGCCACCATGGAGCTTACGTGACCTCTGTAAGAGTGTGAAACTCGCCTTTGGAACCAGGGGGAAGAGCtgtggcagggtggggggaggtcaCTTCCAGCTGTGGTACTTCCCTTCCTGCTGCTCACAGCACGGACGGCCTGGCTATGAACAGCTCTTTCCCAGGCGCCAGCGAATATGCCTAACCTCTAAGTCAGAGCCTTCCCTCCTCCTCGGCCCAGCCTGCATTTCCCTGGGGAGGAAGCTCATGTCCCACGCCCGGGCGGCAGAGGACAAAGACACGGGGAAGGGACCTACTTTCAGCCACCACCTCCTCTTCGGTTTCCTCGGCACCTTCCTCAAACTCTCCTACTTCCACCTGGACGGGGTTGGCTCCCAGGGGTACCTGGGTTGGAGGGCGAAGAGTGAGTCAATaggccccacccccatcccagacCTGGAAGAACGGGCCGAAGGCTGGAGGGACCCACAGGGGATGGTGAGATGACAAGCAGGAGGCACGCTGGCCTGGGTCACAGATGAAAGCTCCAGAATTCAGGTTAAATCTGATGGAGCCACTGGTTTTTGCGTGCCCTAGAGTTCTACTGAGATGCATCAGGGGCCAGCGCACCAGGGTGTTAGGGCAAGAGGCAGTGCCAAGCCCTGCACCTCCACCAGCCCAGGGGCAGCTCCCCTTTCATCTGCTTGATGTGTGGGAAGACCAGGTGGTCATCTAAGAAAAGTGGTCCTACAGAGTAAAAAATTTTCAGAATGAAAACTCCCACCTGCAGGGTTCCATTGAAGGTTTGGGAAGCATCGGGAGTGTGTCAAGATTGAAGGATATACGGGATTTTTGTCTGTGCTGTGTGcacagggggaggggacagatgcCCCGTCCCAGCCGGGGACCCACAGAACCTGTCTGGCTTCCTCAAGGACTGGATGGGGGCCGGGCAGGGCGGGGCCTGGGGTCCCCACCCACCTACCTCAGAAACCTCAGCCACTGTTTCCTCCACCACCTCTGTCTCATCGGGCAgggcttcctgctgctgctgggagAGAAAACGGGGTTCAGAGTTCAGAGAGGTCAAGGCCAAGGCCAGCTTCGCCTCTGAACTGCTTCCGGCCTGGAACACAGCTTCTGGGGAGGTGGGAGAGCAGCTCATTGGAGAGCCCCAGGGCTGAGCCTCAGGGACCACCGTGCATGGGCAACGAGGGCAAAGGAGGAGCCAAACAGGGGACCCCCTGGAGCACCGAGAGCCTCCCTGGCTAGACACTTGCTCTGAGGCATCTATCTGAGCATGAGCTTCGAACGCACTCCCACTGCTCTGACGCCAGTAGAGTCTGAGAAGCACAGATGCAGCCACCCCCTGTCCTCTCGTGGACAGGGGAACAGACTCAGAGAGGGCGGGCGAACACCGTGGGTTTTATCGTCTTCCCCGGAACTGTGCGGTGGTCGTGGTTGTGATGGTGACTATTGGGCAGTACCTTCCTGCCGTGTCCACTTGGAGTAGGAAGAAGCAAGGGAACATATAGTGTTGAGGCCACTGGTTGGCTGGGGTTGCTTCTAACAATAACGTTCACTTTGGCAAAGCTTTTGCCACAATCTACCCAGCTGCTCAAGATTGCCAGGGTCTACGGCCACTCACACCTCCTCGTGAAGAGAGGGCGAGGGAATGACGGGTTGAGAGAAACTGTTCTTTTCTCTGCCCAggtttcttcctccctcttctagGAAAGCTTCCAGTCTAGCTCTGGATAGCCACCCCTGGCCGCCTGCACGCGATTCTCGGAGGGACTGTGTCAGTCCAGGTGCCCTGGCCGAGAAGCTGGCCCAGGACCCGAGCTCAGCCAGACTGGTGCTCCTTGAATTTCTTATGATCTTCCTGGCACGTCCTCTCAAGGTGTGAAAACCGCTGGAGCAGATCTATTCAGATAGCAAGCTCTCTGAGACTGTCCACTGGTTCTTCCCTCCCAAGTCCCGGAACTTCCTTTTTCTAGTCCTCCCGGAAGCCTTTGATACTATCATCTTTCCCTCCCTAATTTAGTCAGATTGCAGTCTGTTGCTTGCAACCAAATAGCCCTCACTGATTTAGTAACGAACCTATCGCTCTTAGGGCTTGACTGTCTTCTAAAATCATCCCCACCCGCACTGCTCCCCCTCCGCTGGAATTCCTCACAGGCCACAGTGGTCTCCTCCTTCCAAAGCAATCCTAGTCTGTTTCTGAGGTGCTCTGACTGCTACAAAGGTCATCTTATTACACAGAAATCTCTATCTCTAGAATGTCCACCCAGTGGGCCTCAGTGCCATTTTTATCCTGAGCTtatttgattaagaaaaaaaaaatcttttttaaaaatagaagacaaataACTTGAGATGGGTAGGTCCGTGTCCCCTCTGAGCACCCAGGGCTGGCAGATCCGATGACCCTGAGCTGGTGGTGGGAGGTGAGACCACGCAGGGATGACCGTTAGGTACTTACAGGGGCTGCCAAGGCCCTCCCGGCCagacagaggagaaagaagatCCAGGCCTTCATGGTGCTGGGGACCCTGGGGAGAGAAACGGAGATTTCTGAGTAGGAGGCTTCCCGATGGAGGGTTCCTTCCGGCTGAGTCTCAGTGATAAACCATAATTTAAGACGTGCGTCTTAAATGTCAGTGAAAGACACAGGAGAAGGTTGCTTCTGCTCAATTCTCTTTCCACCCTGATTATATGAAAACGCTGTAGTTTGATGGGAAGATGTCTTTAACACCTAACACTTATCTGTCTTCCTTTTTACCCAGGAGCAGACTTTGGCTCAGAGCCACCACGGGGAAACTAGATCCAGCTGGAAATCCGCTACATTGTTTTGGCTtctttgtagttatttttatagcTTCCTTCCATTATGACAAAGGTACACAGATTTTCCCATTTATGGTAATGCGACAGAGTGTCCTTTCTCAATACATttactttaagtttttaaaaagtgatcagGAAGAGGACTGGCTAGTTTGTTCAAGTTTGGACATGCCGAACCGGATCACGTTGAAGGGACCTTCAATCCCTGACGTTCTAGAATTATTTTCCTATCCTATCCCCTAAACTCTCCTCCAcgtcctccacctcctcctgcccttcgtccacttcttcttcctcctccctattCCTTCTGTAATGGAAGAAGTTAATAGCTACCAACTTCTTGCCAATGAGACAATGAGGTCTACTCTACATcctaaaacaaagaacaacagtCCTGGAATGTGACCTGTGGCAACTTGAGGGTGGCCACATTTTTCTCCAATCTACCCAGAAAGGGCAGCATTTCTCTGGATCCTCCAAGGAAACGGTCCAAAAGCTTACATGTGTCACATGTTCCCTTTCTTCTTCACGGCTAAAAAGGATGTTAGCTGAGATCTAGAAAATTCTCCCATCCCGGTCACTGCTAAGACCCCACTCTTTAGATGCTGAACTCTCGACGCGAACAATGTCATCTTGAAACAGAATCTCCTCTGATGGGTCCACGCCCCGAATGCCATCCCTAACAGAGGATCTGCGGggaagacattttatttcttgttctaaCTGAATATGCTTCCACTGTCAAACGGCTTTAAAGAGCTCTTCCTTATACTGATCTAAATTTGCCTTTCTCAAACCTCTCTTGGTCTGTTCTGTTCCTCCTCCTGTGGCCAGACAGAGTAAGCATGCGCCTTCTACCCCCACGCAGCTTTTAGTCAGCAGCCCCATCTTTCCCTCtactgtgcccctcccccaacgtcTAGACCAGGCTCATCATCCCTAGTTCCTTTCAAGACCCCTCAGCTGACCAGGCACGTTGGAGGTATAGAACGACCACTGGGCTTGGAGTGAATACCAGGGATTCTTATTCTACCACAATAGTGTTTGGGTGAATTGGTGAAGTCCCTCATCCTCTTTATGGTCCCCACGTCCACTAATTGAGACTTGGACTAGGTGAGCTTTGAGGTGGCAGGCTTGGCCCTTAAAATGTCACAGGCACATGTTGGTCCTGGTCCACAGTATCGCCCCTGGCAGCAAACACAGTCACTTGGATTATAGTATTTGAATAGCAGACACAGCAGGAGAAGAGCCGAGTTCATAGCAGTCTTTTGTTAGATTAAAATAGACACCAACCCTCACCTTCTATTTTGTGGGGTGTGCATGCTATGAAACAAACAGGAATTTAACAGAATTGCCCTGGGGGCTAGGCATGGCTTCACCATGGCCCTAGCTCCCGAGGAAGTCCAGTCTTTCTTTTGCGGTCAGTTTTTGGAATGCTCCCCCCTTCACACAGTTGTAGGCTTGTTCCCCCGGGCCTGGAGGTGGAAAATCTCCTTGCCTCCCCATTTGGAAGACACAAGCAAAACAACGCCTGCGTGTGGCTCCGGGCACGTGCTACAGGAGAGAAAGCGTCAATGCGAGACTTGTCTGAGACTGAAGTTGAAGGGTCCAAGTGAGACTGGAAGCTAGAACAGAAGTCACCTCGTCTGGGCTCCAGTGACAGAGAGGTCAAGTCATTAGAGAAAGAGCTCAGCGAGGACTGGAAATGTCATCAGCGCAGGCTGAGGGTGGGGGTAGGAAGACCAGTGTTTCCTGAGTCCTTTATCTGAGCCGAGGGGCCACGCTCCCCTCTCTGACCAGGAGAGAGtttgttgcccccccccccccggctgtcCTGCTCGTCACTCTCCTATACATCCCCTCTGTCCCCGGCTTTGCAGCCAGAAGAGGAAAGTAACTCGAAACCTTGCTGTGCTTTGTATGTTCTAAGGCCGCACTGACACACTGTCCCCGAGCGCCCGGCAcatggcagggaggcagacaggcacGGGAGGGCTCTCAACCCCACCTTCCCAATGAGCCTGCAGTGGAGACAGAGGAAGCCGTGCAACACTCAGGCCTCTTCCAAGTTGACAAACGCCCTTCTCACAGAGTCGGACTGAGCTCAACAGGGGCGATGTTCAgagactggtggtggtggtggggggtgtggaGGAGAAATTCAGAAAGTGAAAGCATTAAGAAATGACCCAAGTCTTAGAGGAGTTATTTTCTGGGTGTTGGGTTCTGCCCTGTACCCAGTGCTACATCACCAGTCCCAGAATGCTTTCCCTCCAGACGATGGGGCCAGAGGCCAGGGTACAGCTGGACTGTTCTTGGAAATGCACAGCCACACTCCCTGCACAGCCGTGGAGTCCGTCACTGGGGTTCTCCAAAACGCCACTGGCCAAAGAGGCCAGGCGCCCATCCTGCAAAGCTAGCGGGTACAACAGTAACCTCAGCAAGGTCAGAACACAGGGTCGAACCCCAACATTCCTGCTGATCAGCTGTGCCCACACCCTTGGCTGGTCAGACCTAGCCTGACATACCTGGTGAAAGTGAAAATATAAACACCTTCCTATAGAGGACCAGTTTAAATAGAAGCTCCCTtctttgtggctctttagttTGTGATGAtgcatatatttatctttttgaaaGTGTTGTCATAATCTAGCATCCCATTGGGGCCGCAAGGCATGTCTTCCTGCCTGATagtgcaggtgaggaaactgaagcccagggaGTGGAAGCCGCCTGCCAGGAGCCCCAGGGAGTGAGTGTGAGCTGGAGGAGGCAGTCCCACCCCCCACTGAGGGCTCTCCGCCTCAGTGTCCCGCGTGGCCGCTCCCTCCCAGGGGCTCACCTGAATGGGGTCCAGCTGGGCTGTGAACCGGCCCAAGGGGCGGGCAGGGAAGGTAGCCCAGGCCAGGAGAGGAACAGGACGTGTTTCCCTTGGCTTGGTGGACATCAAATGCAGACACCGCTCACCGCCACCCCCTGCCGccgcctccgcctcctcctcctcctgtccctAAATCAAGTCTTTcctttgcctttattttctctGGAGATGGCTGAAAACCCATCCCTGGCTGCCAGCAGGACCTGAGGCTGAGGTCACTCCTCTCTCTTTGGAAAGACTCTGGGGATGGAAAAATACAGCCAGCCCCCCAGGTCATCTCCCTCAAAATGTAAAGGGCTTCCGTCAGGCTCTCCCTGGATACTGAGAAGTTGCTGAATATCAGAACTGGGGGAAATCTCAGAATCATAGAAATTAGCTGTGGGTCTTAGAatcatagacttttttttttttaattttttttttttccagagacagagcgagagtcagagagagggatagatagggacagaaaggaacggagagatgagaagcatcaatcattagtttttcattgcgctttgcaacaccttagttgttcattgattgctttctcatatgtgccttgaccgcgggctttcagcagaccaagtaaccccttgctcaagccagcgatcttgggtccaagctggtgagctttttgctcacaccagatgagcccgtgctcaagctagtgacctcggggtctcgaacctgggtctcccgcatccaagtcctatgctctatccactgcgccacctcctggtcaggcagaatcatAGACTTTT from Saccopteryx leptura isolate mSacLep1 chromosome 6, mSacLep1_pri_phased_curated, whole genome shotgun sequence harbors:
- the SPARC gene encoding SPARC isoform X1, coding for MKAWIFFLLCLAGRALAAPQQQEALPDETEVVEETVAEVSEVPLGANPVQVEVGEFEEGAEETEEEVVAENPCQTHHCKHGKACELGENNTPVCVCQDPTSCPAPTGEFEKVCSNDNKTFDSSCHFFATKCTLEGTKKGHKLHLDYIGPCKYIPPCLDSELTEFPLRMRDWLKNVLVTLYERDEDNNLLTEKQKLRVKKIHENEKRLEAGDHPVELLARDFEKNYNMYIFPVHWQFGQLDQHPIDGYLSHTELAPLRAPLIPMEHCTTRFFETCDLDNDKYIALDEWAGCFGIKEQDIDKDLVI
- the SPARC gene encoding SPARC isoform X2; amino-acid sequence: MKAWIFFLLCLAGRALAAPQQEALPDETEVVEETVAEVSEVPLGANPVQVEVGEFEEGAEETEEEVVAENPCQTHHCKHGKACELGENNTPVCVCQDPTSCPAPTGEFEKVCSNDNKTFDSSCHFFATKCTLEGTKKGHKLHLDYIGPCKYIPPCLDSELTEFPLRMRDWLKNVLVTLYERDEDNNLLTEKQKLRVKKIHENEKRLEAGDHPVELLARDFEKNYNMYIFPVHWQFGQLDQHPIDGYLSHTELAPLRAPLIPMEHCTTRFFETCDLDNDKYIALDEWAGCFGIKEQDIDKDLVI